GGGGCCTCCGCCGGATCAGCCGGTACAAAGCCCTGAACGGCCAGACGAGCAGCGTGACGATCACCAGGAGGATCGTCGTGAACACCACCAGAAAGGAGGAGAGGAGGGCGAACCCCGCCCCCGGTCCGATGTAGGCCGCCGCCGGCCAGGCCGCGGCGGACGCGAGCACGAGCGCCGCCGCCCCCACCCGCCTGCCGGTTCCGATCATCCGCAAGTGCCCATCCAGGTTCGCTCCCGGCCCCCGTCCCGCCGCTGGCCGGCGGTCCCCGCCGTCCCGATGTGCTATAGACAACGATCGGTCCGGGCGGCGGGCGGCGCAGGTCCGCCATTATGCCCGCCCGCACGGGAAGTTCCAGAGCGCCGGGGGATCCGGTGCGAGGCGGCGGCGGAGGCAGGACACCGATGAGCAGCGCGGCACAAAAGTGGTGGCGCCGGATCCGTTTCGGCGAGCCCATCGTGGTCGTCTCGGGGCTTCCCCGCTCCGGCACGTCGATGGCGATGCGGATGCTGGAGGCGGGCGGGATGCCGCTCGTCGTGGACGGAATCCGCACCGCCGACGAGGACAACCCCAAGGGCTACTTCGAGTTGGAGCGGGTGAAGGAGCTCGACAAGGGCGGGGATACGTCCTGGCTCCGGCAAGCGCGCGGCAAGGCGGTCAAGATCATCTCCCAGCTCCTGCTCCACCTTCCGGGGACGAACAACTACAAGGTCGTCTTCATGCAGCGGGACCTCACGGAGGTCCTGGCTTCCCAGCGGAAGATGCTCCTGCGTCGCGGGGAGCCGGCCGAAGGGGACGATGCGCAGATGCGCCGGCTGTACGAGGAGCACCTGGACAAAGTGCGGTTCATCCTGCGTCGCCGCCCGTGGTTCGAGACGATCTACGTCCAGCATCGAGAAGTCCTCCGGGATCCCCTCGGCCAGGCGAAGCGGATCGCCGCCTTCGTCGGGCGGCCTCTGGACGTCGAGCGGATGGCCGGCGCCGTCGATCCGAGCCTCCACCGCAACCGCGCCGAGGAACTCAGCGGCTGAGTGCCGAACCGCCGCGGGGTTTCCGCCCGAGCCGGGCGGCGGGAGCCCCCCGCGCGCGGCAGCGCACGACGAGGTAGCCGCCCGCGAACCGAAAGGGAGTGCGGTCGGCCAGTTTCTCCGCCGCCAACGCCAGCCGGAGGAACGGACGGAACGCGTCGTTGGATCTCCGCCGGCGGAAGTACTGGAGGGGGAAGATCCACGCCCCGGTCGCCGCGTCGATCCCGAAACCGGCCCTGTGGAGCTGTCTTTTGAGCAGCGGCCAGCAGGTCCAGCGAGTGCGTTCGTC
This region of Acidobacteriota bacterium genomic DNA includes:
- a CDS encoding sulfotransferase family protein, which encodes MSSAAQKWWRRIRFGEPIVVVSGLPRSGTSMAMRMLEAGGMPLVVDGIRTADEDNPKGYFELERVKELDKGGDTSWLRQARGKAVKIISQLLLHLPGTNNYKVVFMQRDLTEVLASQRKMLLRRGEPAEGDDAQMRRLYEEHLDKVRFILRRRPWFETIYVQHREVLRDPLGQAKRIAAFVGRPLDVERMAGAVDPSLHRNRAEELSG